One window of the Dreissena polymorpha isolate Duluth1 chromosome 5, UMN_Dpol_1.0, whole genome shotgun sequence genome contains the following:
- the LOC127831258 gene encoding mucin-5AC-like: MFWIKTMSLVILSGIVSAREILWTNNDYPDGLHDSPDVYSDYIGDVCTLTLTKDGDEIADFSDVVAVSGSHIHVYCVAYCSGSGSLPALAFEKDGRPVSQLLWMVHFESSTSEPKAVLQVLNMQTRDDGMYTCKGWFPGEGCIQKSFYLSHVCPWNHFLCDVSMCVPIRKLCDGIRDCKDGSDERKSLCDPKTRTSTTLSTTTRQKAKTITTTTPTTQFTTIRTTNTTPKTASSFLTRTITTPITTSTTQTTTGTTPITNKSTPITTSTTQRIQTSTRTTPTNIPRTTSSTQTNASATPRTITHTQTQIQNTTTPSKTTTTQSTISNTARTTTATSTTTSVTPATTSSTPSKTTTNRIATTTTTATRTTPTKIPDLDPITRTTLTTSSTTQRTTPAVTTTRSSATTTNRIAATTTTVTPTTPTTSPGCPADNFKCKNGDCILQSQVCDSNPDCLPDKDDELNYAGGNGLDRLSNKL; encoded by the exons CGAGAGAAATACTTTGGACGAATAACGACTATCCCGATGGACTGCATGATTCTCCCGATGTGTATAGTGACTATATTGGTGACGTTTGTACTTTGACGCTGACGAAAGATGGCGATGAGATAGCTGATTTTTCTGACGTCGTTGCAGTTAGCGGCAGCCATATCCAT GTGTATTGTGTAGCCTATTGCTCCGGATCTGGATCATTGCCGGCGCTTGCATTCGAGAAAGATGGCCGCCCTGTATCCCAGCTCTTATGGAT GGTACACTTTGAAAGCTCGACATCGGAACCAAAAGCAGTGTTGCAGGTGCTCAACATGCAGACACGTGACGATGGCATGTACACGTGCAAAGGGTGGTTCCCAGGAGAGGGATGCATACAGAAATCATTCTACCTATCACATG TATGCCCGTGGAACCATTTCCTATGTGACGTCAGCATGTGCGTGCCAATCCGAAAGTTGTGTGACGGAATACGTGACTGCAAGGATGGCTCAGATGAACGCAAGAGCC TGTGTGATCCTAAAACAAGGACGAGTACAACACTGTCTACTACAACTCGACAGAAGGCCAAAACCATAACCACTACGACTCCCACTACGCAGTTTACTACTATTAGAACGACTAATACTACTCCAAAAACGGCATCTTCATTCCTGACAAGGACTATAACAACACCCATTACGACATCAACAACTCAAACCACGACTGGTACGACTCCAATTACGAATAAATCAACGCCAATTACGACTTCTACAACTCAAAGAATTCAAACCTCGACTCGTACAACACCTACTAATATTCCAAGAACGACTTCTTCGACTCAAACCAACGCTAGTGCGACTCCAAGAACGATTACTCACACTCAAACTCAAATTCAAAATACTACGACTCCTTCAAAAACTACCACTACACAATCCACGATATCAAATACTGCAAGGACAACAACTGCGACCTCAACAACGACTTCCGTGACTCCAGCTACAACTAGTTCGACTCCATCTAAGACGACAACGAATCGTAtcgcaacaacaacaactactgcaACTCGAACAACTCCAACCAAGATTCCAG ATTTGGATCCTATAACGAGGACGACTCTTACCACGTCTTCTACGACTCAACGAACTACCCCAGCCGTAACCACAACGAGGTCATCTGCGACGACCACGAATCGTATCGCAGCAACAACGACTACTGTGACTCCAACAACACCAACAACGAGTCCAG GCTGTCCCGCGGACAATTTTAAGTGTAAAAACGGCGACTGCATACTCCAATCACAAGTGTGCGACTCGAATCCCGACTGCTTACCTGACAAAGATGACGAGCTCAATTATGCCGGCG GAAACGGGCTCGATAGACTTTCAAATAAGctatag